The following proteins come from a genomic window of Candidatus Binatus sp.:
- a CDS encoding EthD domain-containing protein, protein MIKLVYVVRKRKDVSEKDFHEYWLKKHGPLVRSFAKSMRAKKYVQSHTVFEDAGKQIRGTRKMTETYDGITEVWWDTLEDFSSGGDPKERADAARALLEDESKFVDFERSSIFLTEEHEIFDYTK, encoded by the coding sequence ATGATCAAACTCGTTTATGTAGTCCGAAAGCGCAAAGACGTCTCCGAAAAGGATTTCCACGAGTACTGGCTAAAGAAGCACGGACCGCTGGTCCGCAGCTTCGCGAAATCGATGCGCGCCAAGAAATACGTCCAGAGTCATACCGTGTTCGAAGACGCGGGCAAACAAATTCGCGGTACCCGCAAAATGACCGAAACCTACGACGGGATCACCGAAGTTTGGTGGGACACACTCGAGGATTTTAGTTCGGGCGGCGATCCCAAAGAACGCGCTGATGCGGCGCGCGCGCTGCTCGAAGATGAATCGAAGTTTGTCGATTTCGAGCGCTCGTCGATTTTCCTCACCGAAGAGCACGAGATCTTCGACTATACGAAATAG